A portion of the Microlunatus phosphovorus NM-1 genome contains these proteins:
- the pgi gene encoding glucose-6-phosphate isomerase yields MSAPVDATSTAAWAKLTELKNGLVPDLRGWFAANPDRAQAFTFDAADLHVDLSKNLIDDEVLAALIALAEEVKLTERRDAMFAGERINVTEDRAVLHTALRDPDNVAVDLDGTNVVAEVHKVLEKVYDFADRVRSGEWKGVTGKRIETIVNIGIGGSDLGPVMVYEALQPYVQDGLSARFISNIDPTDVATKTADLDPETTLVIVASKTFTTLETLTNARLARSWLLSGLKASGAIDDSGEAEAIAKHFVAVSTALDKVAAFGIDPQNAFGFWDWVGGRYSVDSAIGTALVVAIGRDNFADFLAGFHAIDEHFASTPLGENVPALMGLLNVWYRNFFGAATHAVLPYAQLLHRFPAYLQQLTMESNGKSVRWDGTPVTTDTGEVFWGEPGTNGQHAFYQLIHQGTQLIPADFIAVANPAYGLTDGDADVHELFLANFFAQTAALAFGKTADEVREEGTAEAIVPARVFSGNRPTTSIMAPALTPSVFGQLIALYEHITFTEGIVWGIDSFDQWGVELGKQLALKVTPAVGGDEAALAEQDASTQELIRYYRTQRG; encoded by the coding sequence ATGAGTGCACCTGTCGATGCCACCAGCACTGCCGCTTGGGCCAAGCTGACCGAGCTGAAGAACGGGTTGGTGCCCGACCTGCGCGGCTGGTTCGCCGCGAACCCGGACCGGGCTCAGGCGTTTACCTTCGACGCCGCCGATCTGCACGTCGACCTGTCGAAGAACCTGATCGACGACGAGGTGCTGGCCGCCCTGATCGCGCTGGCTGAAGAGGTCAAGCTGACCGAGCGGCGGGACGCGATGTTCGCCGGCGAGCGGATCAATGTGACCGAGGACCGAGCGGTGCTGCACACCGCGCTGCGCGACCCGGACAACGTGGCGGTGGACCTGGACGGCACCAACGTCGTGGCCGAGGTGCACAAGGTGTTGGAGAAGGTCTACGACTTCGCTGATCGAGTACGCAGCGGGGAATGGAAGGGGGTGACCGGCAAGCGGATCGAGACGATCGTCAACATCGGTATCGGTGGTTCCGATCTCGGTCCGGTAATGGTCTATGAGGCCCTCCAGCCCTACGTGCAGGACGGGCTCAGCGCACGGTTCATCTCCAACATCGACCCGACCGACGTGGCGACCAAGACCGCCGATCTGGACCCGGAGACGACCCTGGTGATCGTCGCCTCGAAGACGTTCACCACCTTGGAGACGCTGACCAACGCCCGGCTGGCGCGTTCCTGGCTGCTGTCGGGTCTCAAGGCATCCGGGGCGATCGACGACAGCGGTGAGGCGGAGGCGATCGCGAAGCACTTCGTCGCTGTCTCGACGGCGCTGGACAAGGTCGCCGCCTTCGGCATCGACCCGCAGAACGCCTTCGGCTTCTGGGACTGGGTCGGCGGTCGTTACTCGGTGGACTCTGCGATCGGCACCGCTTTGGTGGTGGCCATCGGGCGGGACAACTTCGCCGACTTCCTCGCCGGTTTCCACGCCATCGACGAACACTTCGCATCGACGCCGCTCGGGGAGAATGTGCCGGCGCTGATGGGGCTGCTCAATGTCTGGTATCGCAACTTCTTCGGCGCGGCCACGCATGCCGTGCTGCCGTACGCGCAGCTGCTGCACCGCTTCCCGGCGTACCTGCAACAACTGACCATGGAGTCCAACGGCAAGAGCGTCCGCTGGGACGGCACCCCGGTCACCACCGACACCGGCGAGGTCTTCTGGGGCGAGCCCGGCACCAACGGTCAGCACGCCTTCTATCAGCTGATCCACCAGGGGACACAGCTGATCCCGGCCGACTTCATTGCGGTCGCGAACCCGGCGTATGGGCTGACCGACGGCGACGCGGACGTCCACGAGCTGTTCCTGGCCAACTTCTTCGCCCAGACCGCGGCCCTCGCCTTCGGCAAGACCGCCGACGAGGTCCGTGAGGAGGGCACGGCCGAGGCGATCGTGCCGGCCCGAGTCTTCTCCGGAAACCGGCCGACCACCTCGATCATGGCCCCCGCGCTGACTCCGTCAGTGTTCGGACAGCTGATCGCGCTCTACGAGCACATCACCTTCACCGAAGGCATCGTCTGGGGGATCGACAGCTTCGACCAGTGGGGTGTCGAACTGGGCAAGCAGTTGGCACTGAAGGTGACCCCAGCGGTCGGTGGCGACGAGGCCGCGCTCGCCGAGCAGGATGCCTCCACCCAGGAGCTGATCCGCTACTACCGCACTCAGCGGGGCTGA
- a CDS encoding alkylmercury lyase family protein, whose translation MTSESWRVRNLVYETFTAEGRAPSVAELARRIESTPNRVQQLLRELADAHALVLSQDGDAVRMAHPFTAAPMAFVLTPADGRDDRRWWGGCAWDSFGISAALDLDVRIDTTCPHCARHLAVHAGPTTAPPEELAVRFPRPAAEWWEDVVATCTMIRLFCTREHAERWTAEHSPGSGYIADARTVWDLAQAWYGDRLDATFQPHTRDDNQVLLDERGLTGEFWRLP comes from the coding sequence ATGACCTCTGAGAGCTGGCGCGTCCGCAATCTCGTCTACGAGACCTTCACCGCGGAGGGCCGCGCTCCCTCCGTAGCCGAACTCGCCCGCAGGATCGAGAGCACGCCTAATCGGGTGCAGCAGCTCCTCCGCGAACTAGCCGATGCCCATGCCCTGGTGCTCAGCCAGGACGGTGATGCGGTGCGGATGGCACACCCGTTCACCGCGGCTCCGATGGCGTTCGTCCTCACCCCGGCGGATGGCCGCGATGATCGTCGCTGGTGGGGCGGCTGCGCCTGGGACTCCTTCGGCATCAGCGCCGCCCTCGACCTTGATGTGCGGATCGATACGACCTGCCCGCACTGTGCCCGGCACCTCGCCGTGCACGCCGGGCCGACGACTGCGCCTCCGGAAGAACTCGCAGTCCGGTTTCCCAGGCCCGCCGCCGAGTGGTGGGAGGACGTCGTGGCCACCTGCACGATGATCCGTCTCTTCTGCACTCGTGAGCACGCGGAGCGATGGACCGCCGAGCACAGCCCCGGCAGCGGGTACATCGCGGACGCGAGGACGGTGTGGGATCTCGCCCAGGCCTGGTATGGCGATCGCCTCGACGCCACCTTCCAGCCCCACACCCGCGACGACAACCAGGTACTCCTCGATGAGCGCGGCCTCACCGGAGAGTTCTGGCGCCTTCCCTGA
- a CDS encoding helix-turn-helix transcriptional regulator, translated as MVDRVRAWHPGVPALREVYHASFDHAYPVHTHDDWTVMLVDDGVVAYRLDRAGHYATTTALTLLPPGVPHDGRSAIDGKSYRKRVLYLGAEWLPARAQGLAATRPTLADPSSLAVVQRVHAALRDPDDQMAAEYWMLILHRHVLAHLGNPTTARRDVPLARRLRELLDDRYTESFTIAAGAAQLGAHPSHLVRVFSQTYGIAPHQYVISRRVDHARRLLVQGHRPADAAVEAGFHDQAHLTRHFRRVLGVTPAVFCR; from the coding sequence ATGGTCGATCGCGTACGCGCCTGGCACCCTGGAGTGCCGGCGCTGCGCGAGGTCTACCACGCAAGCTTCGACCACGCCTACCCGGTGCATACTCACGACGACTGGACCGTCATGCTCGTCGACGACGGTGTCGTTGCCTATCGCTTGGACCGGGCTGGGCACTACGCGACCACCACGGCACTGACCCTGTTGCCGCCCGGCGTGCCTCATGACGGGCGCTCCGCGATCGATGGCAAGAGCTACCGCAAACGCGTCCTCTACCTGGGTGCCGAATGGCTTCCAGCAAGAGCCCAGGGTCTGGCGGCGACCCGGCCCACCCTCGCAGATCCGAGTTCGTTGGCCGTGGTGCAACGGGTCCATGCCGCGCTGCGGGATCCGGATGACCAGATGGCGGCCGAGTACTGGATGCTCATCCTCCACCGGCATGTCCTTGCCCATCTGGGGAATCCGACGACAGCGCGGCGTGACGTGCCGTTGGCCAGGCGGCTGCGAGAGCTACTCGATGACCGCTACACCGAGTCGTTCACCATCGCCGCCGGTGCGGCGCAGCTGGGGGCTCACCCCAGTCATCTCGTGCGTGTGTTCTCTCAGACCTACGGCATCGCCCCGCATCAGTACGTCATCAGCCGTCGCGTCGACCATGCCCGACGCCTGCTCGTCCAGGGGCATCGGCCGGCGGATGCCGCCGTGGAAGCAGGCTTCCATGATCAGGCTCATCTCACCCGACACTTTCGGCGCGTCCTCGGTGTCACCCCTGCTGTCTTCTGCAGGTAG
- a CDS encoding HAD hydrolase family protein, which translates to MRKVVVFDVDGTICFDGRTIGPDIVEALRSLRERCNLVFASARPIRDLLPVLPDDLHDATLIGGNGAFSRTGGELTVLGIDHADRVLIDRLIDEYELTVLIDGEWDYSFTGDQAHRIFRQLDAGQLASNIPREQIERYSKVVLFASDSRIEDELRRSPLSINVHPDEGIIDIAPSGITKRHALGRLGIADGAYVAFGNDANDELMLRHARTSYCVGVHPVLSFADHHLSRDDVAYAIATIEIG; encoded by the coding sequence ATGCGGAAGGTGGTGGTCTTCGATGTCGACGGCACGATCTGTTTCGATGGTCGCACGATCGGTCCCGACATCGTCGAAGCGCTCCGATCGCTGCGGGAGCGATGCAATCTCGTGTTCGCCTCAGCCCGGCCGATCCGTGATCTGCTACCCGTGCTGCCGGACGATCTCCACGACGCCACCCTGATCGGGGGCAACGGCGCGTTCTCCCGCACTGGGGGTGAGCTGACAGTGCTCGGGATCGATCATGCGGATCGCGTACTCATCGATCGCCTCATCGATGAGTACGAGCTGACTGTCCTGATCGACGGAGAGTGGGACTACTCCTTCACTGGTGACCAGGCTCACCGGATCTTTCGCCAACTCGATGCCGGCCAACTCGCCAGCAACATCCCACGCGAGCAGATCGAGCGGTATTCCAAGGTCGTCCTCTTCGCCTCGGATTCGCGGATCGAGGACGAGCTGCGCCGATCGCCGCTGTCGATCAACGTCCATCCCGACGAGGGAATCATCGACATCGCTCCCAGCGGCATCACCAAGCGCCACGCGCTCGGTCGACTCGGCATCGCCGACGGCGCATACGTCGCCTTCGGTAACGACGCCAACGACGAACTGATGCTCCGCCATGCCAGGACCAGCTATTGCGTGGGAGTTCATCCGGTGCTGTCCTTCGCCGATCACCATCTGTCGCGCGACGACGTTGCGTACGCGATCGCCACGATCGAGATCGGATGA
- a CDS encoding RNA polymerase sigma factor, translating into MAATTSSAPSSTSADHEKLWRTSAPQVLAALVRHYGDFDAAEDAVQEALLAASQQWPSDGVPDNPKAWLIRVASRRLIDQKRSERSRAERERLVTRRTPDDELVDAGVDRGRRPFDDSVIVLLQCCHPDLSLPSQIALTLRAVGGLSTGQIAHAFLVPEATIAQRISRAKARLRQLDAPFAPPLPHELPGRVNAVAQVLYLIFTEGHLSTVGGLLYDMSLSEEAIRLTRWLHRRLPRADEITGLLALMLLTDARRAARLAPDGSLIPLAEQDRARWDRRRVTEGIALIESVLATGPVGPYQLQAAIAAVHAEAVRAEDTDWTQIEVLYRMLAELAPSPVLTLNHAVAVAMVRGPEAGLAMIEPLANDKALRRSHRLPAVRAHLLDLAGRASEAQVEYAAAARLATSIPEQRYLGARATGWASRPSA; encoded by the coding sequence GTGGCGGCGACGACCAGTAGCGCGCCGAGTTCGACCAGTGCGGATCACGAGAAACTGTGGCGCACCAGTGCGCCGCAGGTCCTCGCCGCGCTGGTCCGCCACTACGGCGACTTCGATGCCGCCGAGGACGCGGTCCAGGAGGCTCTGCTAGCGGCCTCCCAGCAGTGGCCGAGCGACGGAGTCCCTGACAACCCGAAGGCCTGGCTGATCAGAGTCGCCTCTCGGCGGCTGATCGACCAGAAGCGTTCGGAGCGGTCCCGAGCCGAGCGAGAGCGTTTGGTCACTCGTCGCACCCCGGACGACGAGCTGGTGGACGCGGGCGTCGACCGTGGCCGACGCCCGTTCGACGACTCAGTGATCGTGCTGCTCCAGTGCTGTCACCCCGACTTGTCCCTGCCCAGCCAGATCGCCCTCACGCTGCGGGCGGTCGGTGGCCTCAGCACCGGTCAGATCGCGCATGCCTTCCTCGTCCCGGAGGCCACCATCGCCCAGCGCATCAGCCGAGCCAAGGCCCGCCTGCGCCAGCTCGACGCCCCGTTCGCTCCCCCACTCCCTCACGAGTTGCCTGGCCGGGTCAACGCGGTTGCCCAGGTGCTGTACCTGATCTTCACCGAAGGCCACCTGAGCACCGTGGGCGGACTGCTGTACGACATGTCGTTGAGCGAGGAAGCGATCCGGCTGACCCGTTGGCTGCACCGCCGGCTACCCCGAGCCGACGAGATCACCGGGCTGCTGGCGCTGATGCTGCTGACCGACGCCCGGCGGGCCGCCCGGCTCGCACCCGACGGTTCGCTGATCCCGCTCGCGGAGCAGGACCGCGCGCGGTGGGACCGACGCCGGGTGACCGAGGGGATCGCGCTGATCGAGTCGGTGCTGGCCACCGGACCGGTCGGCCCGTACCAGCTGCAGGCCGCTATCGCGGCGGTACATGCCGAAGCAGTCCGCGCCGAGGACACCGACTGGACTCAGATCGAGGTGCTCTACCGGATGCTGGCAGAGCTGGCCCCCAGTCCAGTCCTCACTTTGAACCACGCTGTCGCGGTCGCCATGGTCCGAGGGCCCGAGGCCGGACTGGCGATGATCGAACCGCTGGCCAATGACAAGGCACTGCGACGAAGCCATCGGCTGCCTGCCGTCCGCGCACATCTCCTTGATCTGGCGGGACGCGCCAGCGAGGCACAGGTCGAGTACGCGGCTGCCGCTCGGTTGGCGACCAGCATCCCGGAGCAACGCTATCTGGGAGCCCGCGCCACCGGATGGGCGAGCCGGCCTTCCGCGTAG
- a CDS encoding YciI family protein produces MKYVILIHSNPDPWGHPTQEFTAEGRQLSAAQHTAMNRDFEALMQEISESGEFVTAEALADPVSATLFDWTPEGHLASEGPYAESKEHLAGFFLIDCATRERAEEIAAHFAQPGGVVELRPAMWGGGDDQ; encoded by the coding sequence ATGAAGTACGTGATCTTGATCCACAGCAATCCTGACCCCTGGGGTCATCCCACCCAGGAGTTCACCGCCGAGGGCCGCCAACTGTCCGCGGCGCAACACACCGCGATGAACCGCGACTTCGAGGCGCTGATGCAGGAGATCTCGGAGTCCGGCGAGTTCGTCACCGCCGAGGCCCTGGCCGACCCCGTCTCGGCCACGCTGTTCGACTGGACTCCCGAAGGCCACCTGGCCAGCGAAGGACCCTACGCGGAGAGCAAAGAGCATCTGGCCGGCTTCTTCCTGATCGACTGTGCGACTCGAGAACGTGCCGAAGAGATCGCAGCCCACTTCGCCCAGCCGGGCGGGGTAGTCGAGCTGCGACCGGCGATGTGGGGTGGCGGCGACGACCAGTAG
- a CDS encoding carboxypeptidase-like regulatory domain-containing protein has protein sequence MDSGVIKGTVKDGVTRQPLGEVVVTASSPADPDTHSVVTDDSGGFLRTDLPPGTYAVRCEKDGYQPFERHGIELRANGFLTIEVQLSPGSAET, from the coding sequence ATGGATAGCGGAGTTATCAAAGGCACGGTCAAAGACGGAGTGACGAGACAACCGCTTGGGGAGGTTGTGGTCACTGCCAGCTCTCCGGCAGATCCGGACACCCACAGCGTCGTGACCGACGATTCGGGAGGGTTTCTCAGAACCGACCTTCCTCCAGGCACCTACGCGGTCCGGTGTGAGAAGGACGGCTACCAACCGTTTGAGAGGCACGGCATCGAGTTGCGAGCCAACGGGTTCCTGACAATCGAAGTCCAACTGTCGCCGGGGTCCGCAGAAACATGA